Part of the Aureibacillus halotolerans genome, GCGGCGTCGTTTCATGCACCGATGCTTCCGTTTCCCAGACATCCATATAAATGTTTTCCGTCACTTTCGGCTCCGCTTGAAGATGTTTCGTGTGGAACACACCAAACACCGCGGCAGAAAGGCGATGCGCCTCTTCCATAGACGTCAATCCTTCAAACCATTCCGCTAAATGAAGATAATCTTTCTTGCGGCTGCGAAAATGCTGATCTCGCTCACCTAACTGCTGAGCCGTACGAGTGACACGCCGAATCGTTTCCGCCGTACGTTCTTGGATGAGAGAAAACTCACTTTGCCTCGTCTCTGATCCGATAAACCAGTCAGCTAAATTGCGCCAGCGTTCTGCGTACTCTTGCAACACCGCTGTCTCATCCGTCTCCTCAAAGTGGACCACCTTGGCTTTATGACGAGCAACCTGCTCAAAAAAGGCCGTCGTCTCCCGAGGAGTCAACTCATTGAGGAGCGACTGAATATGCAAACCCATCCGTTGTAGTGAGCGAATAAAATCGCGCAAATAGGACGTAAAGCGATCCTTGTACACAAGAAAGGCCTCCTGCTGCATCCGTTCATTCGCCTGTTCACCGTCAATATGAGCAAAATAATCCGAGGTATTTTCCGTAATCGCCCGGAAATACATCATCACATCATCCCAACGTTGCGCACATTCCTCATCCGTAATGGTTGACGTCAGACTATCCTGCACAAGCTGCAGCTTCTCATACAACCGCTGAAACTGGGAGCGCTCTAACGATCCACCAAATTCATCGCCCTGTTGTTCCATACGAACAAGCGTCCGTTCAAACTCCACGGTGAAAGGTGTGCACTGATAGCGAAACCGTTTCTTTTTAAATTCATCAACGGTGTTGACCCGTCCTGTCTCTTGCTGCGCCTTCAAATTCCCCCATTGCACAAGCTGCTGCACATCCTGCTGTACATCATCTAAGTCATAGTGACTAAACGAAGGAAGGGTTTTCAAATATGCCTCTATGTCCTCTATGTATAGAAACTGTTTCATTCGTTCATGCTGCGTAAAACAAAACCGCAGGATAACCCGATAACTCCA contains:
- a CDS encoding TIGR02677 family protein; translation: MTEQMVQRRVREATYLAAEKAWSYRVILRFCFTQHERMKQFLYIEDIEAYLKTLPSFSHYDLDDVQQDVQQLVQWGNLKAQQETGRVNTVDEFKKKRFRYQCTPFTVEFERTLVRMEQQGDEFGGSLERSQFQRLYEKLQLVQDSLTSTITDEECAQRWDDVMMYFRAITENTSDYFAHIDGEQANERMQQEAFLVYKDRFTSYLRDFIRSLQRMGLHIQSLLNELTPRETTAFFEQVARHKAKVVHFEETDETAVLQEYAERWRNLADWFIGSETRQSEFSLIQERTAETIRRVTRTAQQLGERDQHFRSRKKDYLHLAEWFEGLTSMEEAHRLSAAVFGVFHTKHLQAEPKVTENIYMDVWETEASVHETTPRIRNYGEKTKAGAVEEHKAEKEAQREAFLAQRKQERLIVERYINGNEIRFRDLHTIEPPVRKLFLSWLSRAMMKETRQIKTEFGHDVVVHIDLSAPPVLLTAEDGELQLPDVVFKFKEGAGS